In one Choloepus didactylus isolate mChoDid1 chromosome 1, mChoDid1.pri, whole genome shotgun sequence genomic region, the following are encoded:
- the LOC119526895 gene encoding IQ domain-containing protein F5-like — protein MPAAAPSRVSSGTDPTGLPWTRPTQMNSSVTPGLWVFRGQEQAERDQFLHRPPRRPFPDCGLEALEDGRQESTEGIWEEEQPKEINKPTKQDDPQTERESTGEPSELITTEETITAEDVSPVETRLQRIRPKVKRAPSNVQQAIIKIQTWWRGTLVRWTLLHAALRAWIIQNWWRLTLVKVLEKRRQVALKNFSHQEWAAVRLQSWVHMWRIRQRYCHLLNAARIIQAYWRCHSCASRGFLKGHYKVTANQLHLELEMFLGSGPCIVTECIPLPVKE, from the exons ATGCCTGCTGCTGCTCCATCCAGAGTGAGCTCTGGGACAG ACCCCACTGGCCTCCCCTGGACTCGCCCTACACAAATGAACTCCTCCGTGACCCCTGGGCT GTGGGTCTTCCGAGGCCAGGAGCAAGCAGAGCGGGACCAGTTTCTGCACCGGCCGCCCCGTCGCCCATTTCCCGACTGTGGCCTTGAGGCTCTCGAGGACGGAAGACAGGAGAGCACTGAGGGCATTTGG GAGGAAGAGCAGCctaaagaaattaacaaacccaCTAAACAAGATGACCCTCAAACAGAAAGGGAGTCGACTGGTGAACCTTCAGAACTTATTACCACAGAGGAAACGATTACG GCTGAAGATGTCAGTCCGGTTGAGACACGTCTACAGAGA ATACGCCCCAAAGTAAAGAGGGCCCCTAGTAATGTTCAGCAAGCCATAATAAAGATCCAGACCTGGTGGCGCGGGACCCTGGTGCGCTGGACACTGCTGCACGCGGCCCTCAGGGCTTGGATCATCCAGAACTGGTGGAGGCTGACGCTGGTGAAGGTGCTGGAGAAGAGGCGGCAGGTGGCCCTAAAGAACTTTTCACACCAGGAGTGGGCAGCGGTCAGGCTGCAGTCCTGGGTCCATATGTGGCGCATCCGCCAGCGCTACTGCCACTTGCTCAACGCTGCCCGCATCATCCAGGCCTACTGGCGGTGCCACTCCTGTGCTTCCCGGGGTTTCCTGAAGGGCCACTACAAAGTCACAGCCAACCAACTGCATCTGGAGCTGGAGATGTTTCTGGGCTCAGGGCCTTGCATTGTGACAGAGTGTATTCCCCTCCCAGTAAAGGAGTGA